A single genomic interval of Salvelinus namaycush isolate Seneca chromosome 41, SaNama_1.0, whole genome shotgun sequence harbors:
- the LOC120033903 gene encoding aconitate hydratase, mitochondrial-like isoform X1 encodes MASYCMTVTRLRLVLGEGARRLHVSAAFNAKPKVAMSRFEPGTSISYEKLHENIDIVRKRLNRPLTLSEKIVYGHLDDPVGQDIARGRTYLRLRPDRVAMQDATAQMAMLQFISSGLPKVAVPSTIHCDHLIEAQIGGVEDLKRAKEVNQEVYNFLATAGAKYGVGFWKPGSGIIHQIILENYAYPGVLLIGTDSHTPNGGGLGSICIGVGGADAVDVMAGIPWELKCPNVIGVKLTGSLSGWTSPKDVILKVAGILTVKGGTGAIVEYHGPGVDSISCTGMATICNMGAEIGATTSVFPYNHRMKTYLNKTGRADIAALADEHKDDLVPDKGCEYDQVIEINLSELKPHINGPFTPDLAHPVSEIGAVAEKNGWPLEVKVGQYQHQQSHGLIGSCTNSSYEDMGRAASLAKQALDKGLKCKAAFTVTPGSEQIRATIERDGFSKILRDVGGVVLANACGPCIGQWDRKDVKKGEKNTIVTSYNRNFTSRNDANPATHAFVTSPEIVTALAIAGTLKFDPETDYLTAANGEKFKLEPPNGDELPALDFDPGQDTYQHPPAESGSIMVDVSPTSTRLQLLEPFDKWNGKDLEDLQVLIKVKGKCTTDHISAAGPWLKFRGHLDNISNNMLIGAINIENDAVNKIKNRLTGEYGGVPDVARHYKANGLSWVVVGDDNYGEGSSREHAALEPRHLGGRVILVKSFARIHETNLKKQGMLPLTFADPTDYDKIRPDDKISFTGLATFAPGKPLKGVVKHGDGSQDIITLNHTFNENQVEWFHAGSALNRMKELQ; translated from the exons ATGGCGTCCTATTGTATGACTGTCACTCGGCTTCGG CTTGTCCTTGGCGAAGGGGCAAGGCGTCTCCATGTTTCTGCAGCCTTCAACGCCAAGCCCAAGGTGGCCATGAGCCGCTTTGAGCCTGGCACCAGCATCAGCTATGAGAAGCTGCATGAGAACATCGACATTGTGCGCAAGAG GCTCAATCGCCCCCTCACCTTGTCGGAGAAGATTGTGTACGGTCACCTGGATGACCCTGTGGGGCAGGACATCGCCAGGGGCCGCACTTACCTGCGTCTGCGTCCGGACCGCGTGGCCATGCAAGATGCCACAGCCCAGATGGCCATGCTACAGTTCATCAGCAGCGGCCTGCCCAAGGTGGCCGTGCCCTCAACCATCCACTGTGACCACCTGATTGAGGCGCAGATCGGAGGCGTCGAGGATCTAAAGAGGGCCAAG GAAGTGAATCAGGAGGTTTACAACTTCCTGGCGACAGCTGGAGCCAAATATGGAGTTGGCTTCTGGAAACCAGGCTCTGGAATCATTCACCAG ATAATTCTAGAGAACTATGCCTACCCAGGAGTCCTGCTGATTGGCACAGACTCCCACACACCTAATGGGGGTGGCCTGGGCTCCATCTGCATCGGAGTGGGTGGCGCTGACGCTGTGGACGTCATGGCGGGTATCCCATGGGAGCTCAAGTGTCCCAAT GTGATTGGAGTGAAGCTGACAGGTAGTCTATCGGGCTGGACTTCTCCCAAGGATGTTATCCTGAAGGTGGCTGGGATCCTGACAGTGAAGGGGGGCACTGGAGCCATCGTGGAGTACCATGGCCCAGGCGTCGACTCCATTTCCTGCACCG GTATGGCAACTATCTGCAACATGGGAGCTGAAATTGGGGCCACCACCTCTGTTTTCCCCTACAACCACCGCATGAAGACTTACCTGAATAAGACTGGACGTGCAG ACATTGCTGCCCTGGCTGACGAGCATAAGGATGACTTGGTCCCTGACAAAGGCTGCGAGTACGACCAGGTCATTGAGATCAACTTGAGTGAG CTGAAGCCTCATATCAACGGGCCCTTCACTCCTGACCTGGCCCACCCAGTGTCTGAGATTGGTGCTGTGGCTGAAAAGAACGGCTGGCCCCTGGAGGTCAAAGTGGGTCAGTATCAGCACCAGCAGTCACACG GTCTGATTGGCAGCTGCACAAACTCCAGCTATGAGGACATGGGCCGTGCTGCTTCCCTGGCCAAGCAGGCCCTAGACAAAGGCCTGAAGTGCAAGGCTGCGTTCACCGTCACCCCCGGTTCTGAGCAGATCCGTGCCACCATCGAGAGGGATGGCTTT TCTAAGATCCTGAGGGATGTGGGTGGAGTGGTCCTTGCTAACGCTTGTGGACCCTGCATTGGCCAGTGGGACAGGAAGGATGTGAAGAAGGGGGAGAAGAACACTATCGTCACTTCCTACAACAGGAACTTCACTTCCAGAAATGATGCTAACCCTGCCACTCATGCGTTCGTCACATCCCCTGAG ATTGTCACAGCCTTGGCCATCGCTGGTACCCTGAAGTTTGATCCTGAGACTGACTACCTCACCGCTGCCAATGGTGAGAAATTCAAGTTGGAGCCACCCAATGGCGATGAGctgcctgcccttgactttgACCCCGGCCAGGACACCTACCAACACCCCCCTGCCGAGAGCGGCTCCATTATGGTGGACGTTAGCCCCACCAGCACCCGCCTGCAGCTGCTGGAGCCCTTTGACAAGTGGAATGGCAAGGACCTTGAGGACCTGCAAGTGCTGATCAAG GTGAAAGGCAAGTGCACCACAGACCACATCAGCGCCGCCGGCCCCTGGCTCAAGTTTCGCGGTCACCTCGACAACATCTCCAACAACATGCTCATCGGAGCAATCAACATCGAGAACGACGCGGTCAACAAGATCAAGAACCGTCTGACGGGAGAGTACGGGGGCGTGCCTGACGTGGCTCGCCACTACAAG gCTAACGGTCTGTCGTGGGTGGTTGTGGGGGATGACAACTACGGGGAGGGCTCGAGCAGAGAGCACGCAGCCCTGGAGCCCAGACACCTGGGAGGCAGGGTCATCCTCGTCAAGAGCTTCGCCAGGATCCACG AGACTAACCTGAAAAAGCAGGGCATGCTGCCCTTGACCTTTGCCGACCCCACCGACTATGACAAAATCCGCCCCGATGACAAGATCTCATTCACAGGCCTCGCAACCTTTGCCCCCGGAAAG CCCCTGAAGGGAGTGGTGAAGCACGGTGACGGCAGCCAGGACATCATCACCCTGAACCACACATTCAACGAGAACCAGGTTGAGTGGTTCCACGCCGGCAGCGCCCTCAACAGGATGAAGGAGCTTCAGTAA
- the LOC120033903 gene encoding aconitate hydratase, mitochondrial-like isoform X2: MASYCMTVTRLRLVLGEGARRLHVSAAFNAKPKVAMSRFEPGTSISYEKLHENIDIVRKRLNRPLTLSEKIVYGHLDDPVGQDIARGRTYLRLRPDRVAMQDATAQMAMLQFISSGLPKVAVPSTIHCDHLIEAQIGGVEDLKRAKEVNQEVYNFLATAGAKYGVGFWKPGSGIIHQIILENYAYPGVLLIGTDSHTPNGGGLGSICIGVGGADAVDVMAGIPWELKCPNVIGVKLTGSLSGWTSPKDVILKVAGILTVKGGTGAIVEYHGPGVDSISCTGMATICNMGAEIGATTSVFPYNHRMKTYLNKTGRADIAALADEHKDDLVPDKGCEYDQVIEINLSELKPHINGPFTPDLAHPVSEIGAVAEKNGWPLEVKVGLIGSCTNSSYEDMGRAASLAKQALDKGLKCKAAFTVTPGSEQIRATIERDGFSKILRDVGGVVLANACGPCIGQWDRKDVKKGEKNTIVTSYNRNFTSRNDANPATHAFVTSPEIVTALAIAGTLKFDPETDYLTAANGEKFKLEPPNGDELPALDFDPGQDTYQHPPAESGSIMVDVSPTSTRLQLLEPFDKWNGKDLEDLQVLIKVKGKCTTDHISAAGPWLKFRGHLDNISNNMLIGAINIENDAVNKIKNRLTGEYGGVPDVARHYKANGLSWVVVGDDNYGEGSSREHAALEPRHLGGRVILVKSFARIHETNLKKQGMLPLTFADPTDYDKIRPDDKISFTGLATFAPGKPLKGVVKHGDGSQDIITLNHTFNENQVEWFHAGSALNRMKELQ; this comes from the exons ATGGCGTCCTATTGTATGACTGTCACTCGGCTTCGG CTTGTCCTTGGCGAAGGGGCAAGGCGTCTCCATGTTTCTGCAGCCTTCAACGCCAAGCCCAAGGTGGCCATGAGCCGCTTTGAGCCTGGCACCAGCATCAGCTATGAGAAGCTGCATGAGAACATCGACATTGTGCGCAAGAG GCTCAATCGCCCCCTCACCTTGTCGGAGAAGATTGTGTACGGTCACCTGGATGACCCTGTGGGGCAGGACATCGCCAGGGGCCGCACTTACCTGCGTCTGCGTCCGGACCGCGTGGCCATGCAAGATGCCACAGCCCAGATGGCCATGCTACAGTTCATCAGCAGCGGCCTGCCCAAGGTGGCCGTGCCCTCAACCATCCACTGTGACCACCTGATTGAGGCGCAGATCGGAGGCGTCGAGGATCTAAAGAGGGCCAAG GAAGTGAATCAGGAGGTTTACAACTTCCTGGCGACAGCTGGAGCCAAATATGGAGTTGGCTTCTGGAAACCAGGCTCTGGAATCATTCACCAG ATAATTCTAGAGAACTATGCCTACCCAGGAGTCCTGCTGATTGGCACAGACTCCCACACACCTAATGGGGGTGGCCTGGGCTCCATCTGCATCGGAGTGGGTGGCGCTGACGCTGTGGACGTCATGGCGGGTATCCCATGGGAGCTCAAGTGTCCCAAT GTGATTGGAGTGAAGCTGACAGGTAGTCTATCGGGCTGGACTTCTCCCAAGGATGTTATCCTGAAGGTGGCTGGGATCCTGACAGTGAAGGGGGGCACTGGAGCCATCGTGGAGTACCATGGCCCAGGCGTCGACTCCATTTCCTGCACCG GTATGGCAACTATCTGCAACATGGGAGCTGAAATTGGGGCCACCACCTCTGTTTTCCCCTACAACCACCGCATGAAGACTTACCTGAATAAGACTGGACGTGCAG ACATTGCTGCCCTGGCTGACGAGCATAAGGATGACTTGGTCCCTGACAAAGGCTGCGAGTACGACCAGGTCATTGAGATCAACTTGAGTGAG CTGAAGCCTCATATCAACGGGCCCTTCACTCCTGACCTGGCCCACCCAGTGTCTGAGATTGGTGCTGTGGCTGAAAAGAACGGCTGGCCCCTGGAGGTCAAAGTGG GTCTGATTGGCAGCTGCACAAACTCCAGCTATGAGGACATGGGCCGTGCTGCTTCCCTGGCCAAGCAGGCCCTAGACAAAGGCCTGAAGTGCAAGGCTGCGTTCACCGTCACCCCCGGTTCTGAGCAGATCCGTGCCACCATCGAGAGGGATGGCTTT TCTAAGATCCTGAGGGATGTGGGTGGAGTGGTCCTTGCTAACGCTTGTGGACCCTGCATTGGCCAGTGGGACAGGAAGGATGTGAAGAAGGGGGAGAAGAACACTATCGTCACTTCCTACAACAGGAACTTCACTTCCAGAAATGATGCTAACCCTGCCACTCATGCGTTCGTCACATCCCCTGAG ATTGTCACAGCCTTGGCCATCGCTGGTACCCTGAAGTTTGATCCTGAGACTGACTACCTCACCGCTGCCAATGGTGAGAAATTCAAGTTGGAGCCACCCAATGGCGATGAGctgcctgcccttgactttgACCCCGGCCAGGACACCTACCAACACCCCCCTGCCGAGAGCGGCTCCATTATGGTGGACGTTAGCCCCACCAGCACCCGCCTGCAGCTGCTGGAGCCCTTTGACAAGTGGAATGGCAAGGACCTTGAGGACCTGCAAGTGCTGATCAAG GTGAAAGGCAAGTGCACCACAGACCACATCAGCGCCGCCGGCCCCTGGCTCAAGTTTCGCGGTCACCTCGACAACATCTCCAACAACATGCTCATCGGAGCAATCAACATCGAGAACGACGCGGTCAACAAGATCAAGAACCGTCTGACGGGAGAGTACGGGGGCGTGCCTGACGTGGCTCGCCACTACAAG gCTAACGGTCTGTCGTGGGTGGTTGTGGGGGATGACAACTACGGGGAGGGCTCGAGCAGAGAGCACGCAGCCCTGGAGCCCAGACACCTGGGAGGCAGGGTCATCCTCGTCAAGAGCTTCGCCAGGATCCACG AGACTAACCTGAAAAAGCAGGGCATGCTGCCCTTGACCTTTGCCGACCCCACCGACTATGACAAAATCCGCCCCGATGACAAGATCTCATTCACAGGCCTCGCAACCTTTGCCCCCGGAAAG CCCCTGAAGGGAGTGGTGAAGCACGGTGACGGCAGCCAGGACATCATCACCCTGAACCACACATTCAACGAGAACCAGGTTGAGTGGTTCCACGCCGGCAGCGCCCTCAACAGGATGAAGGAGCTTCAGTAA
- the LOC120033899 gene encoding DNA-directed RNA polymerase III subunit RPC8-like isoform X1, whose product MFVAVEMVDTVRIPPWNFQRQFNEAIAEELNKKLANKVVYQVGLCICLYDITKLEDSYIFPGDGASHTKVHFRYVVFHPFLDEILVGKIKYCSQEGVHVSLGFFDDIVIPPESLQQPAKFDEAEQVWVWEYETDEGAHDLYMDQGEDIRFRVTDEVFLDTSPTGPSAAATDTPAAPGAEEGGQKKEAPYTLLGTISEPGLGLLSWWNS is encoded by the exons ATGTTCGTGGCAGTGGAGATGGTTGACACTGTCAGAATCCCCCCATGGAATTTCCAGCGGCAGTTCAATGAAGCCATAGCCGAAGAACTCAACAAGAAATTGGCCAATAAG GTGGTTTACCAGGTTGGCCTCTGTATCTGTTTGTATGACATCACAAAACTGGAGGATTCCTACATATTTCCAGGTGATGGAGCTTCCCACACCAAAG TCCACTTCAGGTATGTTGTGTTCCACCCTTTCTTGGATGAGATTCTTGTTGGAAAGATCAAGTACTGCAGTCAAGAAGGAGTACATG TCAGCCTAGGATTCTTTGATGACATCGTCATTCCCCCAGAGTCCCTACAGCAGCCTGCAAAATT CGATGAAGCGGAGCAGGTGTGGGTGTGGGAGTATGAGACGGACGAAGGGGCCCATGACCTCTACATGGACCAAGGTGAGGACATCCGCTTCCGGGTCACAGATGAAGTCTTCCTGGACACGTCGCCCACAGGCCCTTCTGCCGCAGCAACCGACACCCCTGCAGCTCCAGGAGCAGAGGAGGGTGGCCAGAAGAAAGAGGCCCCTTACACACTGCTA GGTACCATTAGCGAGCCAGGCTTGGGCCTCCTGTCCTGGTGGAACAGCTAG
- the LOC120033899 gene encoding DNA-directed RNA polymerase III subunit RPC8-like isoform X2: MFVAVEMVDTVRIPPWNFQRQFNEAIAEELNKKLANKVVYQVGLCICLYDITKLEDSYIFPGDGASHTKVSLGFFDDIVIPPESLQQPAKFDEAEQVWVWEYETDEGAHDLYMDQGEDIRFRVTDEVFLDTSPTGPSAAATDTPAAPGAEEGGQKKEAPYTLLGTISEPGLGLLSWWNS, encoded by the exons ATGTTCGTGGCAGTGGAGATGGTTGACACTGTCAGAATCCCCCCATGGAATTTCCAGCGGCAGTTCAATGAAGCCATAGCCGAAGAACTCAACAAGAAATTGGCCAATAAG GTGGTTTACCAGGTTGGCCTCTGTATCTGTTTGTATGACATCACAAAACTGGAGGATTCCTACATATTTCCAGGTGATGGAGCTTCCCACACCAAAG TCAGCCTAGGATTCTTTGATGACATCGTCATTCCCCCAGAGTCCCTACAGCAGCCTGCAAAATT CGATGAAGCGGAGCAGGTGTGGGTGTGGGAGTATGAGACGGACGAAGGGGCCCATGACCTCTACATGGACCAAGGTGAGGACATCCGCTTCCGGGTCACAGATGAAGTCTTCCTGGACACGTCGCCCACAGGCCCTTCTGCCGCAGCAACCGACACCCCTGCAGCTCCAGGAGCAGAGGAGGGTGGCCAGAAGAAAGAGGCCCCTTACACACTGCTA GGTACCATTAGCGAGCCAGGCTTGGGCCTCCTGTCCTGGTGGAACAGCTAG
- the LOC120033900 gene encoding cold shock domain-containing protein C2-like, with amino-acid sequence MTDPSLTSPSEAPLRSPRAAPISLSFPFLREGSRVWERGAPPQPRSLPSPLPTKRNRTYSATVRATSGPAFKGVCKSFCRSQGHGFIRPTNGGDDIFVHISDIEGEYVPVEGDEVTYKVSRIPPKNLKIQAVEVKIVHLNPGTKHETWSGQIISQLDES; translated from the exons ATGACAGACCCCAGCCTGACGTCCCCCTCAGAGGCCCCTCTGCGCTCCCCCCGGGCTGCACCcatttccctctccttccccttctTGAGGGAGGGCAGCCGTGTGTGGGAAAGGGGAGCGCCACCCCAGCCCCGGTCACTGCCCAGCCCACTGCCCACCAAACGCAACCGCACCTATTCAGC CACGGTGCGGGCCACCTCAGGGCCAGCGTTTAAGGGCGTGTGCAAGAGCTTCTGCAGGTCACAAGGTCATGGCTTCATCCGCCCCACCAATGGCGGAGATGACATCTTTGTTCACATCTCTGA TATCGAGGGCGAGTATGTCCCAGTAGAAGGAGATGAGGTCACATACAAAGTCTCCCGGATCCCACCCAAAAACCTGAAGATCCAGGCCGTGGAGGTGAAGATAGTTCATCTGAACCCAGGGACGAAGCATGAGACCTGGTCTGGCCAGATCATCAGCCAGCTAGACGAGAGCTAG